TTGCTGTATTTCATCCACCCAACGCTGGTCTCCCCCTTCAACACGGCCATCGTCAATGGTTTCAACGCGGTGACCGGGGGGCGCGTGAAGCTCGGACGCTGGGACCACTATCTCTCGATGCGAGAAGGCTTGCTGCGCCTGAACGCGCAGTACCGGCTGAAACTGTCGAATGATCTGGGCGCGATTGCAGGACTCATGTTTGACATTGGCAGTGGCCGATATGCAGCGCCGCCACAAGCAATGGATGCAGCGGCGACAGCTCTCTGGCAAGAAGACCTTGAACGTGTGCGCCAGGAATCCACCGCATTGCAACGGGAACTGTCCCAAGCGACCGAGAGTGATGCGACCCACACGGGTGTCCAGGCCTCGCTGCGCGACCTGGGCAAGGCGCTCGGATTTGAGGTCTGGATCGCGTCCAACGACCGGGGCCGCGCCTATGGCGGGGGGTTGCTGGGAGATGGATGCATGGCGCAGTTGCCCGCCAGCCTGGACCGAGGACTGGAGTCCGTGCGACTGATCGATGTTGTATGGGTTGATCCCCAGACCTCGCAATTCGCCGCCGCATTCGAAGTCGAACACACCACGTCCATCTATTCGGGCATCGTACGCATGCTCGATCTGGCCCTGGGCACGCCGGTTGCAGGCAACTGCGCCCTGTTTCTGGTGGCTCCAGACAATCGCAGAGACAAGGTCGCTGAGCAACTTCAAAGGCCTGCCTTCTCCAGGGTGTCGGAGCTGGGAATCCGGTACTTGCCTTACAGCCAGCTGGAGCAGAACCATGCCTCCATGAGTCGCTTTGGGTCCAGCATCAAGCCGCTGCTGGAGATTTCGCAGCGGCTGTGAGCCACGGCTATTTCGTGCGGCGCGCTTCGCTGCGCTAGGCTCTTTGGGCCCCAGGGATGCGGCGACCCACGGCGATGTCGGCAAGATGAAGTTTCTGTTATCCCGAACGGCGGGATTGACGGGTGGCGCCTTGCGTTGCGAAAGCTACAGATCGAACTCCAATCTCTACGATTGGGCGTTGCCTCGGTACAGATTTCGAGGCAGAACTTCGCAAACTCTTCGCCCCAGAAAGCCTCGGCATGAACGTCACGACAAAGCCATTGGATGCACTATTGCCTGTCAGTTCGCTGGGAAACTCTGTGCCCAAAGCACCGAGCATCCAGGGAGGCGGTTTTCTGGACGCGATGAAGCAGGCGCTTTCAACCACAAGCCAGTTGCAGAGTGAGTCTGGTCGCCTAAGCCGCGAGGTCACATTCGGCAATCCCACGGTCAGTCTTGAAGAAACGATGCTCGCTGGAGTCAAGTCGAACATCGCGTTTCAGGCCACTCTTCAGAGCCGCAACCGCATTGTCCAGGCCTACACCGATGTGATGAACATGCAAGTCTGATGCTCGGAGGCCAGAGCAATGCAAAAGTAGATGTCGCACGCACTTGCTGCTAGCGCCGCAGACATGCATGGCGAGCCAATTGGAGGAGGCCCTGTTTCGAAAGACCCCCTCCAGATCAGCCGCCGACCGCCCGGAGAACCCGTTTAGAACCGAGGGGCCTTGGTGGATTCGTCCGAGGTGGCGGCCACGCCTGCATGGTGCGCTGCGTGGTAGCGGTCAGGATAGATTTCATTGAGCTTGCGGCCGTCTTCGCCCACAGCGATGATTTCTCCTTCGCGGATGGCTCGTGCCAACTCACTCTTGACTTGTTCCCGCGTCTTCAACGACTTGCCTGCCACGATCGGATAGCGACCAGACATCAACTCATTGCGTTTGACTCCGAATTCACCGGCCACCATGATGTCACCCGTACGGATAGCCTGCTCCAATTCTTCCCGCACTTGCTCGCGGGATTTGCTAGCCTGAGTCGAAGTAGTCGAGCGATAGGCTCCGGGGTTGATTTGCTTGAGAGTCATCCCCGAGTCGCCTGCAGCAAGCATCTCGCCGTTTTGCTGAGCCTGCGCCAATTCAGCCAGCACTTGTTCGCGCGTCTTGCTGACCGCTTGGTCCGACGCAAAAGCGGGGGCTGCGATGAGGGAAAGGACGATGAGGGTGGACTTCAGTTTCATGATGGTGTTTCCTTTTTGGGTAGATGGCAATGGTTCAGGTGCAACCGCAGGCCGGTTTGGGAGGGCACGCGGTTGCCGGTGATCGTTGAGAGGGTTCAGGGCAGTTGGCGGGCATCGACCCAGCCAGCTTCGCCGCCCATATCCCGTACACCGTCACGACCGACGGGGTTGCGCTTGGCTGACTGCAACTCATCGAGGACTTGCTGGCGGGTCTTGGTCAGTTTGGGGCCCGGAACGAGTGGATAAGTGGCAGGGTAGTCACGGCTGATCCAGTACAGCGAACCGTCCTTCTGAGCGGCCAGCACGGTGCTTTCGACCGCTTGGCGGCTGACCGCATTGCCCAAATGGTCGGCGGCCAGGCTCACGCCTTCCTCCTGGCTTGGGCTTGCGTGGTAAACGGAAGTTGCGAAAGAGGCGGTGGCGGATGCAGCAAGGCTGGCGACGAGGATTGCGGTACGAACTTTCATGATGGTCTCCTGTGGCGCCGGATGCCCGATATGGTTCATCCAGGTGGCGTTTTCTGCACCACGGAGAGAAGTCTAAAAATTGCCGCCCCACATGGAGGTGACCTCCTGATTACGCTTTCGACAGCAATCTGCAATCCACTAAAACCCGAGTGCATCCCCCGCGTCGGTTCTGGGCGTCATACGACACTGCGGCCACCTCATTGCGGCAACGAGAGTCTCCCGCCGTCCTGCAGCGACGCAATCAGCGGGCAGGAGACATTCCCTTTTCTCGCATGGCATGCGCATACCAGTTCAGACAGCACCGACTCCATGCGTGCCAAATCGGCTATCTTCTCGCGCACATCCTTGAGCTTGGACTCAGCCAGTGCGCTGGCTTCTTCACAATGAGTTCCATCGTCTAGCCGCAGCAGCTCGGCTATTGCATCCAGGCTGAAGCCCAGGCGCTGAGCCGCTTTGACGAAGCGCACCCGCGTCACATCTGCATCTCCATAGCGGCGGATGCTGCCGTGAGGCTTGGCCGGCTCGGGCAACAATCCCTTGCGCTGATAGAACCGGATGGTCTCTACATTGACCCCGGCCGCCTCGGCAAAAGCGCCGATCGTAAAACTCTCCAAATTGGCTTTCATACCGCTTGACTCCGTACATGACTACGGAAGTAAGGTTACGGGATTCAACCAATTTTGAAAGGTCAAGCGCATGTCGGAGCCAAACAACGGGCGCACAGCGCTCTTCGCCGGAGGGCTGGCGGCCATCCTTGCCTCGACTTGCTGCCTCGGACCGCTGGTCCTGATCACCCTGGGATTCAGCGGGGCATGGATTGGCAAGCTGACCGCGCTGGAGCCCTACCGCCCGATCTTCATCGGGGTCGCGCTGGTGGCGCTGTTCTTCGCCTGGCGGCGCATTTACCGCCCGGTGCAAGCCTGTAAACCGGGGGAGATCTGCGCGATTCCCCAGGTGCGAGCTGCCTACAAGCTTATTTTCTGGAGCGTGGCCGCACTGATTGTGGTCGCGCTCGGGTTCCCCTATGTCATGCCATTTTTCTATTGATCACAGGAGTTCTTCATGAAACAACTACTTGCCTCCCTGGCGCTCACCCTGGCCGTTGTCCCCGTGTGGGCCGCCACCCAGACCGTCATGCTGGCCATTCCCGGCATGACCTGCTCCACCTGCCCGATCATCGTCAAAAAAGCGCTTTCCAAGATCGAAGGCGTTAGCGAAGTTGAGGTGACCTTTGAGACGCGCGACGCAGCTGTCACCTTCGATGACGCAAAGACCAGCGTGCAGAAGCTGACCAAGGCAACCGCAGAGGTGGGGTTTCCATCCAGTGTCAAGCGGTGAAGCATTGACAACTGCACTGCAGCGCATGTGATGCCGTTACCTGGCGCGCACAAGCAAAAAGGATCTGTCGCATGACCCATCTGACAATCACCGGCATGACCTGCGGTTCGTGTGCGGCACACGTCAAAAAAGCCTTGGAAGACGTGCCCGGCGTACAGTCGGCATTTGTCTCCCACCCCGAAGGCACTGCCCAACTTGTCACCCTGCCGGGCACATTGCCCGATGCTCTGACTGCCGCTGTGGCCAGACTGGGCTACAAAGCAATGCTCGCCGATGTCCCCCCCAAACACAACCACGCTGGATCGCTCGATCAGGTGCGTCAGTGGACAGGGGGCGCTGACAAGCGCCGTGGCAACGAGCGTCCGCTGCAAATAGCCGTGATCGGAAGTGGTGGAGCCGCTATGGCGGCAGCACTGAAGGCCGTCGAGCAAGGCGCGCACGTCACGCTGGTGGAGCGAGGCACCATCGGCGGAACTTGTGTGAACATTGGCTGTGTGCCGTCCAAAATCATGATCCGCGCCGCGCATATCGCGCATCTGCGCCGAGAAAGCCCGTTCGATGGGGGCATGTCACCCACACCGCCGACGATCCTGCGCGAGCGGTTGCTAGCGCAGCAGCAGGCACGTGTCGAAGAACTCCGCCATGCCAAGTACGAAGGCATCCTGGACGGCAACCCAGGCATCACGGTGTTGCACGGTGAAGCGCGTTTCAAGGACGATCGGAGCCTTGTCGTCCGTTTGAGCGAGGGGGACGAGCAGATCGTGGTGTTCGACCGCTGTTTGGTCGCGACAGGAGCCAGCCCGGCCCTACCGCCGATTCCGGGTTTGAAAGAGTCACCCTACTGGACTTCGACGGAGGCGCTCGCCAGTGCCACCGTTCCCGAACGGCTGGCTGTGATTGGCTCGTCGGTGGTGGCGCTGGAGCTGGCCCAGGCTTTTGCCCGGCTAGGCAGCAAAGTAGTGATTCTGGCGCGCAGCACCTTGTTTTTCCGGGAGGACCCGGCCATCGGAGAGGCCATGACTGCTGCTTTTCGTGCCGAAGGCATCGAGGTGCTGGAGCACAGGGAAGCCAGCCAGGTCGCGCATGTTGACGGTGAATTTGTGCTGACGACGGGGCACGGAGATATCCGCGCTGACAGGCTGCTGGTCGCAACGGGGCGGACACCGAACACGCACAGCCTCGCGCTGGACGCGGCGGGGGTCACAGTCAATGCGCAGGGGGGCATCGTCGTTGACAAGGGCATGCGCACCAGTGGCCGGAACATTTACGCGGCAGGCGATTGCACCGACCAGCCTCAATTCGTCTATGTGGCCGCAACCGCAGGCACGCGCGCGGCCATCAACATGACCGGTGGGGAAGCGGCACTCGACCTGACCGCGATGCCCGCCGTGGTGTTCACCGATCCACAAGTAGCAACCGTGGGCTACACCGAAGCAGGAGCGCGCAATGGCGGCATTGAGACCGACAGCCGGCTGTTGACGCTGGACAACGTGCCACGTGCGCTCGCCAACTTCGACACGCGTGGTTTTATCAAGCTGGTGACCGATACCACCGGGCACTTGATTGGCGTGCAGGCGGTCGCGCCGGAAGCTGGCGAACTGATCCAGACGGCGGCCCTGGCAATTCGGCACCGCATGACAGTGCAGGAGCTGGCCGACCAGTTGTTCCCCTATTTGACGATGGTCGAGGGACTCAAGCTCGCGGCGCAGACCTTCAGCAAGGACGTCAAGCAGCTTTCTTGCTGTGCAGGATGAGAAGCGGGCGAGATGATGAGAGTGCCCGCACAGTAGCTCAAATCGCTATTGATTGGCGCCGACTTGCCAAGCAACAGCCAACGCCGAGCGAACTTGGTGCAGGGACACTTTTCTGAGTGAAATTTCTCAGCATCCGAAACGCTTCACGGCGCGCCCAAAGCGGCGCCTGCCAGCATTACAGAAATATCATCGACCCATCATCTTCTGGTGTGTTGCTGTATTCCAAACTTCCCCTCGTCACGACGCGCACCGAGCCCATCGGACCGCGTGGGGCCGTCAGCCTGGCTGACGTTTCAATGACTCATGATGAGGGTTAAGACCATGTTCAAAAAGATCTTTGCACCCGCCGTTGTCGCGGCGCTGTCGATGGCTTGTGCAGTTGCTTTCGCAGCTTCCGCTGGCAACGAGGCACGCGACCAGGCATCGCCGGTCAAGATGCAGGTCGGGGAAGAAACGGCACGCTACTGGAGTCATCCGAGGCTGGGAATGGTCAAGGTGGACGCCGCTGGCCGCATGCTCACGGGTGACTCTGCCAAGGATGATGCTGCGCGATCTGCAGCTCCTTCCGGCAATCCCTCGACCCGCACACGTTGACGCACCCCGGCGAGGCGGTGCAACACCCGTAGCGTCCAGGGAAGGCGGCAAGGGAGCATTGCTGCGATCAAAGTTGAACGCCTGGACATACCGCCATTCATGTGACGCAAGTCAAGGATTGATGATGATCATGCTTGACATTGCCACCATGTAAACCCTTATCGTTCCCCCAAGGTCCATCACCATCTCGATGACCACTTCTTGGAGATCGCCATGAACCACGACCACACCACAGGGCATTCAGAAGCTGCCAACGCCAGCGGAGGCAGCCGCAAATTGATCGGCGCGGTGATCATGCTTGCGCTCATCGGGGCATTCTTCTTGCTCAGGGAGCATTGGTCGCACATCGCGGGCTACTGGCCGTATCTGCTCTTGCTGGCTTGCCCGTTGATGCACCTCTTCCATGGGCACGGGGGGCACGGCTCTCACGAAGGCGATTCGAGCAAAAAGTAATCTTGCAGGCACACAACACATTTGCAGGGAGGCCATTCATGTCCAACGCGGAACCGCACGATCACACCCACCATGGCCATCAGCATCATGAGGGGGTCCACGGGGATACACCGCCGCCCATGACGAAACTGAAAGATCCAGTCTGCGGTATGGACGTGACGGAACAATCGCATCACTCGGCGGAGCATGAGGGGCGGCACTACTACTTCTGTAGCGCCAAGTGCCAAACGAAGTTTGTTGAGGACCCGGACAAGTACGCTGTCACGCCTCCCGGTACCGACAAGGTTGCGCGAGAGCCAGAAGCCACTCAGCCCGGCACCATCTACACCTGCCCCATGCACCCTGAGGTGCAGCAGGACCACCCCGGGAACTGCCCCAAATGCGGCATGACGCTGGAGCCCATGCTCCCCACGCTGGATGAGGGAGAAAACGCCGAACTTGTGGATTTCCGGCATCGCTTCTGGTGGACGCTGCCACTTACCGTGGTAGTCACCATCCTGGCCATGGTGGGACACCGGCTGCAGTGGTTCGAGATGGGCACCCAGAGCTGGATTGAGCTGGTGCTGACGGTACCCATCGTGCTGTGGGCTGGCTGGCCCTTCTTTGTGCGTGGTGCCCAGTCCATCGCGAACCGCAGTCCCAACATGTGGACCTTGATCGGCTTGGGCACGGGCGCCGCATTTGTCTACAGCGTGGTTGCCACCGTGGCGCCTGGGGTATTTCCAGCCTCGTTCCAGGCCATGGGCCGCGTGGCGGTGTACTTCGAAGCCGCAGCTGTCATCATCTCGCTCACGCTGCTGGGCCAGATGCTGGAGCTGAAAGCACGCTCGCAGACTTCTGCCGCCATCAAATCGCTGCTGGGCCTGGCCCCCAAGACAGCGCGGCGTATCGACGCTAACGGTCAGGAGAGTGATGTTCCCTTGTCCCATGTCCATGTGGGAGACCTCTTGCGCGTGCGCCCCGGTGAGAAGGTGCCGGTGGATGGCGTGGTGGTCGAGGGGAGCAGCGCGGTGGACGAAGCCATGCTCACTGGCGAGCCTGTGCCCATCGTCAAAGGACCTGGGGACGCCGTCATCGGAGCCACGCTCAATACCAACGGCGCTCTGGTGATCCGGTCCGAGCGGGTGGGCTCGGCGACCATGCTGTCGCAGATCGTTCAAATGGTGGCCCAGGCGCAGCGCTCACGGGCCCCCATGCAGCGCATGGCGGACCAGGTGGCGGGGTACTTTGTCATGGCCGTGGTGGGCATCGCGTTGCTCACGCT
Above is a window of Acidovorax sp. KKS102 DNA encoding:
- the fliE gene encoding flagellar hook-basal body complex protein FliE → MNVTTKPLDALLPVSSLGNSVPKAPSIQGGGFLDAMKQALSTTSQLQSESGRLSREVTFGNPTVSLEETMLAGVKSNIAFQATLQSRNRIVQAYTDVMNMQV
- a CDS encoding DUF4148 domain-containing protein; the encoded protein is MKLKSTLIVLSLIAAPAFASDQAVSKTREQVLAELAQAQQNGEMLAAGDSGMTLKQINPGAYRSTTSTQASKSREQVREELEQAIRTGDIMVAGEFGVKRNELMSGRYPIVAGKSLKTREQVKSELARAIREGEIIAVGEDGRKLNEIYPDRYHAAHHAGVAATSDESTKAPRF
- the merR gene encoding Hg(II)-responsive transcriptional regulator, translating into MKANLESFTIGAFAEAAGVNVETIRFYQRKGLLPEPAKPHGSIRRYGDADVTRVRFVKAAQRLGFSLDAIAELLRLDDGTHCEEASALAESKLKDVREKIADLARMESVLSELVCACHARKGNVSCPLIASLQDGGRLSLPQ
- the merT gene encoding mercuric ion transporter MerT; its protein translation is MSEPNNGRTALFAGGLAAILASTCCLGPLVLITLGFSGAWIGKLTALEPYRPIFIGVALVALFFAWRRIYRPVQACKPGEICAIPQVRAAYKLIFWSVAALIVVALGFPYVMPFFY
- the merP gene encoding mercury resistance system periplasmic binding protein MerP → MKQLLASLALTLAVVPVWAATQTVMLAIPGMTCSTCPIIVKKALSKIEGVSEVEVTFETRDAAVTFDDAKTSVQKLTKATAEVGFPSSVKR
- the merA gene encoding mercury(II) reductase — protein: MTHLTITGMTCGSCAAHVKKALEDVPGVQSAFVSHPEGTAQLVTLPGTLPDALTAAVARLGYKAMLADVPPKHNHAGSLDQVRQWTGGADKRRGNERPLQIAVIGSGGAAMAAALKAVEQGAHVTLVERGTIGGTCVNIGCVPSKIMIRAAHIAHLRRESPFDGGMSPTPPTILRERLLAQQQARVEELRHAKYEGILDGNPGITVLHGEARFKDDRSLVVRLSEGDEQIVVFDRCLVATGASPALPPIPGLKESPYWTSTEALASATVPERLAVIGSSVVALELAQAFARLGSKVVILARSTLFFREDPAIGEAMTAAFRAEGIEVLEHREASQVAHVDGEFVLTTGHGDIRADRLLVATGRTPNTHSLALDAAGVTVNAQGGIVVDKGMRTSGRNIYAAGDCTDQPQFVYVAATAGTRAAINMTGGEAALDLTAMPAVVFTDPQVATVGYTEAGARNGGIETDSRLLTLDNVPRALANFDTRGFIKLVTDTTGHLIGVQAVAPEAGELIQTAALAIRHRMTVQELADQLFPYLTMVEGLKLAAQTFSKDVKQLSCCAG
- a CDS encoding DUF2933 domain-containing protein, which codes for MNHDHTTGHSEAANASGGSRKLIGAVIMLALIGAFFLLREHWSHIAGYWPYLLLLACPLMHLFHGHGGHGSHEGDSSKK
- a CDS encoding heavy metal translocating P-type ATPase, giving the protein MTKLKDPVCGMDVTEQSHHSAEHEGRHYYFCSAKCQTKFVEDPDKYAVTPPGTDKVAREPEATQPGTIYTCPMHPEVQQDHPGNCPKCGMTLEPMLPTLDEGENAELVDFRHRFWWTLPLTVVVTILAMVGHRLQWFEMGTQSWIELVLTVPIVLWAGWPFFVRGAQSIANRSPNMWTLIGLGTGAAFVYSVVATVAPGVFPASFQAMGRVAVYFEAAAVIISLTLLGQMLELKARSQTSAAIKSLLGLAPKTARRIDANGQESDVPLSHVHVGDLLRVRPGEKVPVDGVVVEGSSAVDEAMLTGEPVPIVKGPGDAVIGATLNTNGALVIRSERVGSATMLSQIVQMVAQAQRSRAPMQRMADQVAGYFVMAVVGIALLTLFAWGLFGPEPRWVYGLVNAVAVLIIACPCALGLATPMSIMVATGRGATSGVLFRDAAAIENLRKVDTLIVDKTGTLTEGKPSFERVVAMPGLSEDEVLRLAASLDQGSEHPLADAIVQAARAKGLALDKPEDFESGSGIGVRGRVAGRQLALGNTVLMEQVGVSANPLLAQAEALRATGASVMYLAADGQLQGLLAVSDAIKASTPEALATLHGAGLRIVMATGDGMTTAKAVGAKLGIDEVHGEVKPADKLALVSRLQAEGRVVAMAGDGINDAPALAKADVGIAMGTGTDVAMNSAQVTLVKGDLRGISIARELSEATVGNMKQNLMFAFLYNALGIPIAAGLLYPFTGWLLSPMIAALAMSLSSASVIANALRLRTGR